The Deltaproteobacteria bacterium IMCC39524 genomic interval GTCAGATCCCCCTCTTCAACCTGGGCCATTTTGGCCGACATCGTCTGCAGGGGCTGCCGCACAAAGCGATTAAAAATCAGCGAGATACCCCAGGTCAGCAAAAGCACAATCGTCAGCATGGTGAGGCCAAAAAGTTGTGACGTCTGCAGCAACTGGGCTTCCATCTCTTCGAGCGACAGGTCAAGATTCAAAACACCGATCACGCGACGACCGGAGCCGTGACAAGGAACGCAGCCCTGCTCGGTATAAATCGGCTTGACGACCCCTATGACATCCTTGCCACTCGCCCCGCGGAACGTATTGTGACTCTGGCCCTGCAGGAAGGTCGCGAGGTCATGCGGGTTGACCCTGCGGCCAATTTCATTCGGTTCCGAGGATTTAAGGACACGGCCATCGGGATGAAAAATGCGCACGCCATCCAGACGCTCGTCACTCCCAACCATTTCCAGGATAGTCTGAACATCGCGGTTATTGCCGGTACTCATCGAACTAAAAATGGCTCTTTCGATAACAGACATCATCAGGTCTGCGGTCCGCAGGCTGGAGGTGGTAATGTGGGTATGTTCTCGACGGATGTGGAACAGGGTGACACTGCCGATCGCAAACATAAAGAGCAGAAAGGAAAGTATGACGATCCGGCCGATCAGGCTCTTGAAAAACATCGTGATCCGTTTCCTGTTCTGCGCCTTATTGCGCGGCTTCTGCGGAAGGTTTACCAGCGGCCCCGGTTGTTTTGGTCGTGCTGGTCGCTTTACTGTTTTTCGTGGACGGCGTATAGACGAACTCCCATTCGCTGTAAGAGTTCTTGCCTGTCAATTTATCCAACGCCTTGGGAAAACCCTCTTTCTGAAAGGGCTCCAGATCGCTGCTGCTCCGCACCCCTATAATCCGCTCGGCCGGGTCGGTGACCAACTGCCACTCTTCCCCGGTCATCGGATCGTCGTATAGTTTACGCAGATGCCTGACCACACCCGGAAAACGCGGGTCACGCAGTAAATGTTCAAGCGTGGCCGGCAACATCTGTTGCGAACCATGCTTGACAGAAGAGTAGCTGGCGATCGCCTGCTGGTACTGCTGGCCGCGCCAGAGTAGTTCGGCCTCACGGGCTCGCTGGACGGTGCTGCGCCAGGATTGGCCAGCCATACCGGCGGTAAGGCCGAGGATTACAACCATGACCAGGAGCATGATCAGAATCGCGCCGCGCTGCCCTCCCTGTGAAGATTTAAAGATCATCTATCCCCGAAGCCCCAGCCTCCAGCACCCAGCCTTCGGCTCACAGTTTGCGTTCAATCATCCCCCATCAAGTAAGAGAGGATAACCTCATCCAGACTGGTTTCAACCGCTGGAGACGCATGTTTCTTGTCAACAGCGACAGGTGTCGCCGCAGGCACAGCAGGTACTACCACAGGTGTTACGGGGGCAGGTTCTGGTACAACAGGCGCTGGTTTTAGTGGCGAGGGCGCTGCAGAGGCTGCTGGCCGAACAGGCTCGAGAGGCCTCGAAGCCGGCGGAGCAACAACCTCTGGGGCTGTGACTTTCACCTCTTTTGGAACGACCTTTTTGCCGGCCTGGAAACGATCAATGACCTCATCATACTCACCGGTCTTGAGACTGCGCAGCATACCCTTATGCTGTTCCTTCATCAACTCTTCGACGACCTGTTCCAGGTTGTCGACTTTGGCGATATCAGCGTAGGAGGTTTTCTTCGATCCGAGGATCGTTCCGCCCTGGTACAAAAGGGTCACGATATTGGGACTCTTCACCCCACTATCTTCGGTCTGTATGTGGTAGACCTCGCCCTTGTAGCGAAAATTATGATTAAAACCGACGACCATCTGCTGAAGTTCTCCGCAATTCTTTTATAGTCTGCTACGGTGTTGGCTCTCAAAACATATCAACGCCCACTCGCTGCGCCCACTCGAGACGCTGAGGAATCCATAGATTCTTGTATTTAGCTCTGATGCTTTTTGATTTTCTCCGCGTCTCTGCGTCTCCGCGTTGAATGCCTTTAGGTTTTTAACCTTTAACCGAGATATTGTGACACAAGCAAAAAGCCAGTGCAAGCCTAGCCTCCAGCCCCTAGTCCCCGGCCCCCAGCAACCGCTTGACCTTGTCAACAGCTTCGAGTGCATCCTTGGCGTAGATGTCGGCACCGATGCTATCAGCGTACTCTTGAGTGACCACTGCTCCACCGACCATGGTAAAAACTTTAATCCCGGCGTCCCTTAACTTACCTAAGGTCACATCCATCTGCTGCAATGTTGTTGTCATCAATGCTGAGAGGCCTACGGCATCGATCTCCTCCTTCTGCGCGACCTCGAGAATTCTCGCGGCAGACACGTTCTTGCCCAGGTCGATCACTTCGAAGCCGTGGTTTTCCAGCAAGGTGCAAACGATATTCTTACCGATATCATGGATATCACCCTCAACTGTAGCCATCAGGATGCGGCCCAGAGAAGGGCCACTCTCACCAGCAAAGTTTTCCTTGATATAAGCAAAGGCTGTCTGCATCGTCTCGGCGGACCGCATAACCTGGGGGAGAAAGACTCGATTATCAGCAAAACGGCGCCCCACCTCTTCGAGCCCGGGCAGCAACCCCTCGTTACTGACCGCCATAACATCCAGCCCTTCCTGCATGGCATCCTTGACCAGGGAAACGACTCCTTCACTGTCGCCGCTAACGATCGCTGCGGCAAGACGTTGACGAACATCCAGAGGAGTATCACCCTGCGCTACAGCAGGGGCTGCTGAAGCCTGTTCAGCATAGTGACCGATATAAACTTCGGCTCGCACATCCTGGCAAAGCAGGACCAGCGCTGAACGGTAGGCATCCATCATCCGTTCATCCCTGGGATTGATGATCGCCACCTTCAGCCCCGCCTCGAGCGCCATGGCAAAAAAGACGGACGAGAGAACCGGACGTGAGGGCAGACCAAAGGAAATATTGCTCACCCCAAGGGCTGTGGCCAGGCCCAGTTCATCACGAACCTGCCGTAAGGCACGCAGGGTTTCAAGGGCGCGCTTCTGCTCCGCAGAAACGGTCAGGGTCAGACAATCGATCACCAGGTCCTGTTTTGGCAGACCAAGGATCAAAGCGGAGTCAAGAATGCGGCGGGCGATTTCAACGCGACCCTCAGCCGTTTCAGGGATTCCCGTTTCATCGAGGGTAAGGCCAATCACAGCGGCGCCATAGCGACGCGCAAGAGGCAGAACTTTTTCCAGACTTTTCGCTTCACCATTGACCGAGTTGATCAGGACTTTGCCATCGGCGGCCTTGAGCCCCCGCTCCAGCGCCTCCAGATCTGAGGTATCAATGACCAGCGGAGCGGGACAAACCCCGGTGACGGCATAGACGGCTCTCTCCAGGGAGGCCGCCTCATCAACACCGGGAGCACCGCAGTTAACATCGAGGAGATGAGCTCCGGCAGCAAGCTGGCCGGTCGCTTCGCGACGGATATAAGCCGTCTTGCCGGCAAGCAGCTCTGCGGTAAAAGCTTTCTTGCCGGTGGGATTGATGCGTTCGCCGATCAGGGCGCAGGCAGTGTCTCCACCAAACTCCGCAACGGCGCTCCGGCTGGACAGGAATCCTCGCCGGGGTGGTGGCGTCCAATCTTGTGCGTAGTCTCCCAGAGCGGACCGCATCACCCGAATATGGTTTGGCGTGGTACCACAACAGCCACCGACAACCCTGACACCAAGAGCGATCAGACCCTCATGGTAGGCGGTCATTTCCTCCGGTGTCCCGGGAAAGATGGTCTGGCCGTCTTTGAGAATCGGCAGCCCGGCGTTAGCCTGGGCAATCAAAGGCCTGTTGGTGACCTGCCGCATGCGGGCGAGAACATCATAAATACCATCAATACCAAGCCCGCAGTTGGAACCGATGACATCAACCTGCAGACCGTCAAGGGTGACCGCGGCGGCCTCCGGTGGTGTGCCGAGCACGGTTCGCCCAGCATCATCAAAGGTCATTTGAGCGATAATCGGCAGATCACAAACGTCGCGGCAGGCGATAACCCCGGCCCGCAGTTCGCGGATATCGAGAAAAGTTTCGAAAGAAATCAGATCGGCTCCGGCCCCGGCCAGAGCAGAGATCTGTTCGGCAAAGATATCAACCATCTCATCAAAGCCGGCGTCACCGACCGGTTCAACAAAGCGTCCGGTCGGACCGACGGAACCGCCGACAAAGATCTTGTCACCTCCCGCCTTGCGAGCCAACTCGACAGCCCTGCGATTCAACTCGTCAACGGCCGATTCCAGACCATAGTGACCCAGCTTGGCGCGATTGCCGCCAAAACTGTTGGCCACCAGGATATCGGCACCGGCCGCAGCATACTCGGCATGGACTCCGACTACGGCCTCTGGTGCGATCCGGTTCATCTCTTCCGGACAACCTCCCGGCGGCAGGCCGCGCTCCTGCAAGAGGGTGCCCATGGCTCCATCGAGGACCAGAACCCGATCAGCGAGTGCTTTTCTAAAATCTCTCATTCGTTCCCTCCGGCAGGCAAGCTGAGGATTCCTCCGACAGGGGCCATCCCCTCTTCCACCAGGCTGAAATCAGGATTGATTGGTTGACGTAAATCAACATGGCCCTTCAGTGTTGCTATCGGCGCGCCGTCGACCAGAACCCTCACCTGTCGGAGGTGGGGGAAATTAACGGCGAGTGTATCGGCCAAACCGTAGATCGTCAGCAGTTCGCTCTGGGTTCCACCGGGATGCGCAGAGATCAGCTCCTGGCTGAAATCGACGTTCACCAGGCTACCCTCGACCGAGACATCATTGAGCACAACCTGAGCCGGCAAAATTGCGGCGAACTCGCCTTGAGAACCCGCGATCAGGGCCCTGACCGTGCTTCTCAGACAATCTTCATCTTGCTGGCATTCAGCAATATCTCGTGTTTCGGCGACCAGGGCCTGGCCATCAACAGAAGCGAAATAAAGGATCACTTCCCTGGTCGTCACCAACGAGGTCTCCAACTCCGACGGCGGGGCTTGCGGAGCCTCAGCTGTTTTGAGATAACCCACAACCAGTCCGACGACAAAGACCAGTACAGCAAGGGCTCCCCATAGGATGAGGTGCTTACGGTATGATCGCTTTTTCGAATTGTTTGGTTCGTAATTAGATTTCGGCATCGTTTAACCTGAAGGTTATAGAGAAACTGATTAGCAACTGGATTTAATCGAGGCTGACCGTTGTCACACCTTGTAGAGGCTCTCCCAGGAAGGCCCCGCCCACCCGCTCAAAACGGTCCGGAATATCGGTAACAAAATAACGTGGGGTTGAAGCTGGCTGTCCCTGCCCTTGCAATCGATGTGTGTTGAGTTGTGCCGCAACGGCCTTGGCCGTTTCCTGCGCCGAGTCGACGAGTCGCACCTGTGGGCCAACAACCTCCTGCAACATCGGCTTGATAAGAGGGTAGTGTGTACAACCCAGAACCAGGGTGTCAATCCCCTCAGCGAGCAGCGGGGCAAGATATTCGCGCGCAGTCAAGCGGGCAACCTCGTGTCCGGCCCAGCCTTCTTCAGCCAGGGGGACAAAGAGAGGACAAGCGGCAGTGTGCACCACAACATCAGCCCGTTCGCGACGCAGAGCCCGTTCGTAGGCGCCGCTGCGAATCGTCCCTTCCGTGCCGACCACACCTATCCGGCCATTAACGCTGACTTCAATCGCACGCCGTGCGCCCGGCTCGATAACTCCGACCACCGGAACCTGGTAGGCTTCCGCCAGGCCTTCAAGAGCGACCGCCGAAGCCGTATTACATGCTACGACCAGAAGTTTGACTTTCTGCTCCAGGAGGAAACGTGCCGCCTCGTGGGCGTAGCGCAAAACAGTGGTCGCGCTCTTCGTACCGTAAGGGACACGGGCCGTATCTCCCAGGTAAATGAGTTTTTCACCTGGAACCTGGCGGCGCAGTTCCTTGAGAACAGTTAGCCCGCCCACTCCTGAATCAAAGACACCAATCGCTCTTTCCGGCACCGTTTCAACCCTCATTTCTTAGGTTTAAAGCAGGCCGCTACTCTAGTGAGCGCACCCTTAAAAGTCAAGATTTATGGAGGGTTTTTAGCCTTTGCCCACTTTTCAAAAAATGTTAGTATGCTTTTATGTCACTTTGATCAAACAGCAACAAATGCCGGGGGGCTTTAAATGGATTTTACCGCAGTTATCGAATTCCTGAAACACTTTGAAACCAAGAAGGTCATGGATTTTCTGCAAACCATGGACGTGAAAACGGTCATGGAGCACCCCTACTTCTTGGCCGGCATTGGGCTTCTGGCAGTTATCGCCTACTTCATGCGCTGGCGTCTGCTGCTGGTCACGGTTATGTCTATCACCGGATTCATTTACCTGCTCGGATACACCCTCGCCCAAGATACTTCGCTGAAAGGCGGCATGCCGACGGAATCTCTCGTGGTCCTGATTGGCGGAGGGGCTTTCATTGTCTTTCTTTCAATCTATCTATTATTCATTCGCAACGATTAGCCACAGCGACTCACCCGAAAAAACTCCGCACCCAAGCCATAAGGCAACGCCGGTCTCGGCGATCATGGTGCGTTGAGTACAACCGCATCCGGTTGCAGTGATCGTGAAGTGATGTTATCCTGACCCGGCTGTGCAGGTCTAAAGATTCTTGCCAGCTATTTCTGAAGCGGAACAATACTGCAATAAACTGATACCGTAATAAACAAACCGAGGTCCTCAATGGCTCTTTCCCTTAAAAAACGTGATTTCCTCCTGATCGGCGTCGCTATCGTCATCCTCGCCTTTCTCTGGCAAGCACCACCCGAGTCGACCAGTCGCGTCCCCTACGACGACGACCACCGCCAGTTTCATGACCTGGTCAAAGCTGAAGGCAAAAAAGCCGCTGAAAAGTTTTGTGAAGACTGCCACAACGATGAGGATATCGCTTTTCCTGAAGGGCACCCTCCCAAGGCCCGGTGTCTTTTCTGTCACAAGATGGGAAATCCCTAGTACCGCCACATCCAAGTCAGCTGTTGCCTCATTTAAGGTAACGCTGATAAGTGCAACAGGTCATATGGTCAAATTTCGGTAGAGAACGCCGTCATTTAGTTTTTTTACGCAATCCCTGCGACCAGGAGACACCGCGCCAGAGTATCAAAGCCATGGCCTCTCTCCAGTTATTTCAGTAGCTTACCCATAAAAAACCAGCAACTAACCCTTCTTGGCGCATGCATTGCATTAGCTTTCAGTCCTCAGCATAAAGACAAAGAGGCTTGATAAAGACAAATGGACGGAGCTGATTATGCCTAAAATGATGGACAGCAAAAAATTCTGGTCACAGATCAACCTGATGGATCTATTTCTATACCTGTTGGCCGGCAGCGCCATGCTGATAATCAGCATCTCCTTCCTGCTTTGGCTGCGCTTTTAATGACACTACACTTTCATATCAAAAATCAAAACCCGGCTGATTGGCCGGGTTTTTTATTTTCTGCCTATTTAGTGGGACTTGTAAGCCAAACAAGGGCTGTAAGGAGTTAACGTAATGTGGTTACCCACTTCACTCAACTAACTTATCGAGATTAGCAGAAAACTATTTTATCCACACAAATCAAGAGGCTTTAAGGTCAAAAGAAATATTAATAACAGGGATAGGCAGGATAAAGTCAAAATCTTCGAGGCTTGGATAAATCACTAATATTTGGTTCCTATGGTTTTATCCTGTACATCCTGTATATCCCTGTTCAAAAAAAGTTTAAGACCCTATGGTTACTGGTAGAGCAAAGAAGATAACCCGATAACGCAAAAGTGACAGTAGTCACCCTTAGCGTCTTTCCTGGTTTTTCTTAGCGTCTTTGCGTTAGGCTTTTGGTTTCAGCTCTTACTGTTTCGGTGTAAAGACGTATTACACAAAACACCTTCCTGCTCACACGCCCCGCACAATCACCCGCTGCGCATAACGACTGGCGATATCAGCAAAAGACTGTATCTTTTCCGGCGAGAAGGCTTCAACTTCCCGGGCGTCTCCACAAAGAGCATGCTCAGGGTGATACTGCTGTATGGCCCAGAGCGGGGCGCCATCGATCAATTTACCCAACCCGGCGATCACATCCTCGTCAACCCAGCCCGGTACACAAGTGGTTCGATATTCCAGTTCTACTGAAGCCTCGCGACAGAGAGAAACTGTCTCAATTAGCGTCTCGTAGGCAACGGGCCCGCTGTGCAACTCCGGATAACGCTGTGGCAAAGTCTTCAGGTCTATGGCCAGGTAGTCAACCAACCCTTTGCGCAGCAATTCCGTGATTACCTTGGGTGCGAGGCCGTTACTATCAAGCTTGACAGACAAGCTCAACGCCTTGACCGCCTCAAGAAAGGGGACAAGGTCCTGTCCCAGCGTAGGCTCACCACCGGAGACAACAACACCATCGATAAAGGACTTTCGCTCCGCCAAGTCGGCCAGGAGATCGTCAGGACACAGACTCGGGTAAGTATCCGGGTCAAGCACCAGGGCTGGATTATGACAAAAAGGGCAGGTCAAATTGCACCCACCCCAGAAGACCAAAGAAGCAATTCTTCCTGGAAAATCGAGAAGACTTGTTCCTTGAAAACCTTTGATAGCCATAAGTTGTTACTCTACTCGCAGCCTGTCAGACTAACCATGAACTGGCTGCTAGGAACCCTCTCCCTGCACAGAGAAGGACTCTGTTCATTATATTGTTTTAGCGACGATCTTCTTCAACAACATACTCCTGGCGATCCTCAAACTCGGCTTTCTTACCCTTGTTCCACTGCTGAACGGGGCGAAAAAAACCGCAAACACGGGAGTAGACTTCAGTTTTAGCTGCGCACTTGGTTGACATATCTTTCTCCTTTGACTTTTTACTTTCTACGCCAGACTGATAATCAGAACAACACAATCTTTAATTTACAGGGATAAGCAGGATGAACAGGATAAAGCCTCAAAAGCAAAAATCTCAAAAGCTTTGGTTTGTCTGCCTACCATCCTGCCTATCCTGCACATCCCAGTTAATAAGTCTTTGATTCTAGTGGTCTTTCCCTCGTCGATTCCGTGAAGAACAAACCTGAGGTCGGCCACCTTCGGAATCAGACTCTAAGCAGCCTGCCCTTCATGCACATGCGGACAGGCGAAGTGTTCACCGGAGATGTAACCATGCTCCGGGCAGATGGTAAAAGTCGGACTGAGCGTAAAATAGGGTAGATGAAAATTCTCGGCAATCCGCCTCACCATGAGCCGGGCACTCTGCCAGTCTTCCAGCCTTTCGCCCAAAAAACCATGGAACACAGTGCCGCCAGTATAGAGAGTCTGCAGTGAATCCTGGTGAGTGAGCGCCTGGAAAATATCATCCGTGGTACCGACGGGGAGCTGTGTCGAGTTTGTGTAGTAAGGCTCGGCATCTCCGGCAGTAATAATATCAGGGTAACGGGTCTTATCCGCACGAGCCAGGCGGAAGCTGGTTCCTTCTGCCGGAGTTGCCTCAAGGTTGTAGAGATGACCGGTTTCTTCCTGATAGTTTTCCAACTGGCTGCGCATGAACTGCAAGGTACGCACGGAGAGACTCTTACCTTCTGTCGTATCAATGCCCTTGCCGACCAGGTTGAGCATAGCCTCATTCATACCCAGCAGGCCAATGGTGGAAAAGTGGTTGTCCCAAAAACGACCACTGCGCTCGCGAATCCCCTGCAGGTAGAAACGGCTGTAGGGGTAGAGCCCTTCTTCTGTCAAACGCTCCAACTGCTTGCGCTTGATCTCGAAAGATTCGTAAGCGATGCGCATCAGGTCGGAGATCCTGGCGAAGAAGCCTTCGATGTCCTCAGCCTGGTATGCCGCCCGGGGCAGGTTAAGAGTCACCACTCCGATCGACCCGGTCAGAGGGTTGGATCCAAACAGACCGCCGCCCCGTCTCCGCAGCTCGCGGTTATCGAGTCGCAATCGACAGCACATGGAGCGGGCATCTTCGGGGTCCATGTCGGAATTGATGAAGTTGCTGAAATAAGGAATACCGTACTTGGCCGTCATCTCCCAGACGGGCTTGAAGCGAGGGCTGTCCCAATCGAGTTCACTGGTAATATTAACCGTCGGAATCGGGAAGGAGAAGATGCGACCGGAAGCATCGCCTTCCATCATCACCTCGCAGAAAGCCCGATTGAAAAGATCCATCTCTTCCTGGAAGTCTCCGTAAGTCGCATCCATCAACTGGCCGCCAATAACAATGGCTTCCTTGCCGACATCACGCGGGGGAGCAAGATCCAGGGTGATATTGGTAAAAGGTGTCTGGAAACCGACCCGGGTCGGCACATTCATATTAAAGATGAATTCCTGCATCGACTGGCGGACTTCCTTATACGAAAGTCCGTCGTAACGGATGAAGGGTGCGAGCAGCGTGTCAAAATTGGCAAAGGCCTGGGCACCGGCAGCTTCGCCC includes:
- a CDS encoding anaerobic ribonucleoside-triphosphate reductase activating protein; amino-acid sequence: MAIKGFQGTSLLDFPGRIASLVFWGGCNLTCPFCHNPALVLDPDTYPSLCPDDLLADLAERKSFIDGVVVSGGEPTLGQDLVPFLEAVKALSLSVKLDSNGLAPKVITELLRKGLVDYLAIDLKTLPQRYPELHSGPVAYETLIETVSLCREASVELEYRTTCVPGWVDEDVIAGLGKLIDGAPLWAIQQYHPEHALCGDAREVEAFSPEKIQSFADIASRYAQRVIVRGV
- a CDS encoding cytochrome c, whose amino-acid sequence is MALSLKKRDFLLIGVAIVILAFLWQAPPESTSRVPYDDDHRQFHDLVKAEGKKAAEKFCEDCHNDEDIAFPEGHPPKARCLFCHKMGNP
- the murI gene encoding glutamate racemase → MRVETVPERAIGVFDSGVGGLTVLKELRRQVPGEKLIYLGDTARVPYGTKSATTVLRYAHEAARFLLEQKVKLLVVACNTASAVALEGLAEAYQVPVVGVIEPGARRAIEVSVNGRIGVVGTEGTIRSGAYERALRRERADVVVHTAACPLFVPLAEEGWAGHEVARLTAREYLAPLLAEGIDTLVLGCTHYPLIKPMLQEVVGPQVRLVDSAQETAKAVAAQLNTHRLQGQGQPASTPRYFVTDIPDRFERVGGAFLGEPLQGVTTVSLD
- a CDS encoding ribonucleoside triphosphate reductase translates to MLEFIRKRDGRLVAFEEQNIISAIQKTVKAVGGSDMQQVSDIGRQVVGILEVIYKDGRIPTVENVQDLVEKILIENGHAKTAKAYILYRQQHASLRETKAIIKESIESMDSYLTQEDWRVNENANMGYSLQGLNNHIASNVTSNYWLNKIYPHYVADAHRAGDFHIHDLGMLSVYCCGWDLKDLLLKGFSGAYGKVQSAPPKHFRTALGQVVNFFYTLQGEAAGAQAFANFDTLLAPFIRYDGLSYKEVRQSMQEFIFNMNVPTRVGFQTPFTNITLDLAPPRDVGKEAIVIGGQLMDATYGDFQEEMDLFNRAFCEVMMEGDASGRIFSFPIPTVNITSELDWDSPRFKPVWEMTAKYGIPYFSNFINSDMDPEDARSMCCRLRLDNRELRRRGGGLFGSNPLTGSIGVVTLNLPRAAYQAEDIEGFFARISDLMRIAYESFEIKRKQLERLTEEGLYPYSRFYLQGIRERSGRFWDNHFSTIGLLGMNEAMLNLVGKGIDTTEGKSLSVRTLQFMRSQLENYQEETGHLYNLEATPAEGTSFRLARADKTRYPDIITAGDAEPYYTNSTQLPVGTTDDIFQALTHQDSLQTLYTGGTVFHGFLGERLEDWQSARLMVRRIAENFHLPYFTLSPTFTICPEHGYISGEHFACPHVHEGQAA
- a CDS encoding GerMN domain-containing protein → MPKSNYEPNNSKKRSYRKHLILWGALAVLVFVVGLVVGYLKTAEAPQAPPSELETSLVTTREVILYFASVDGQALVAETRDIAECQQDEDCLRSTVRALIAGSQGEFAAILPAQVVLNDVSVEGSLVNVDFSQELISAHPGGTQSELLTIYGLADTLAVNFPHLRQVRVLVDGAPIATLKGHVDLRQPINPDFSLVEEGMAPVGGILSLPAGGNE
- the nrdD gene encoding anaerobic ribonucleoside-triphosphate reductase, with protein sequence MSTKCAAKTEVYSRVCGFFRPVQQWNKGKKAEFEDRQEYVVEEDRR
- a CDS encoding type II secretion system protein; the protein is MIFKSSQGGQRGAILIMLLVMVVILGLTAGMAGQSWRSTVQRAREAELLWRGQQYQQAIASYSSVKHGSQQMLPATLEHLLRDPRFPGVVRHLRKLYDDPMTGEEWQLVTDPAERIIGVRSSSDLEPFQKEGFPKALDKLTGKNSYSEWEFVYTPSTKNSKATSTTKTTGAAGKPSAEAAQ
- a CDS encoding homocysteine S-methyltransferase family protein, which codes for MRDFRKALADRVLVLDGAMGTLLQERGLPPGGCPEEMNRIAPEAVVGVHAEYAAAGADILVANSFGGNRAKLGHYGLESAVDELNRRAVELARKAGGDKIFVGGSVGPTGRFVEPVGDAGFDEMVDIFAEQISALAGAGADLISFETFLDIRELRAGVIACRDVCDLPIIAQMTFDDAGRTVLGTPPEAAAVTLDGLQVDVIGSNCGLGIDGIYDVLARMRQVTNRPLIAQANAGLPILKDGQTIFPGTPEEMTAYHEGLIALGVRVVGGCCGTTPNHIRVMRSALGDYAQDWTPPPRRGFLSSRSAVAEFGGDTACALIGERINPTGKKAFTAELLAGKTAYIRREATGQLAAGAHLLDVNCGAPGVDEAASLERAVYAVTGVCPAPLVIDTSDLEALERGLKAADGKVLINSVNGEAKSLEKVLPLARRYGAAVIGLTLDETGIPETAEGRVEIARRILDSALILGLPKQDLVIDCLTLTVSAEQKRALETLRALRQVRDELGLATALGVSNISFGLPSRPVLSSVFFAMALEAGLKVAIINPRDERMMDAYRSALVLLCQDVRAEVYIGHYAEQASAAPAVAQGDTPLDVRQRLAAAIVSGDSEGVVSLVKDAMQEGLDVMAVSNEGLLPGLEEVGRRFADNRVFLPQVMRSAETMQTAFAYIKENFAGESGPSLGRILMATVEGDIHDIGKNIVCTLLENHGFEVIDLGKNVSAARILEVAQKEEIDAVGLSALMTTTLQQMDVTLGKLRDAGIKVFTMVGGAVVTQEYADSIGADIYAKDALEAVDKVKRLLGAGD